In Panicum virgatum strain AP13 chromosome 5K, P.virgatum_v5, whole genome shotgun sequence, the genomic window taagcactggcatcatgatgaactttcgtttcatgcagagccatggtggaagattgtacatacaaagagtcataggccaagtgctatgaccactgctcatctcaccaaaaggattcatgccatccgtactcaaaccgaaccttatgtttctcgcatccaaataaAATTCAGGGTacattctatctatttttctccactgcgacccatcagcggggtgtctcaacatcgagtctttcttgcgttcctctttgtgccatcgcatcaacttagcattatctttatttctaaacaaacgcttcaaacgtggtattataggcgaataccacatgacattcgtaggaactctcttccggggaggctccccctcgacatctccaggatcatcttttctaatcttgtaacgcaatgcactgcatacgggacatgcatccaaattctcgtactcgcctcggtagaggatgcagtcgttggggcatgcatgtatcttttgcacttccaatcctaaagggcaaacaagttgtttggcttcatacgttgtggcaggcaattcgttgtccttaggaagcatttttttaacaagtttgagtaattcaccaaatcccttgtcggatacaccatttgtcgcatTCCATTGccgcaactccaaggtggtgccaagtttcttgaatccattttgacaatctgggtacaacaacttatggtggtcctctaacaacttctggaacttcaacctctccgtttcactctcacagactgcctgcacattgtgcaatgcctgccccagatcgtcgctgggatcattttctgctacatctacttcgggctcttccatgggaatatcgtcatcgaatgcaccgattccagcattcccgggaaagtggtcgtcaaaatcttcttcttcattgtcttccatggtaaccccctgttctccgtgcttcgtccaacaaacatacttctccatgaaaccatttgcgaaaatgtggctatgtaggattcttgaagatgagtaatctttgttattgttgcaatgaacacacgggcagcacataaaaccattctgcttgtttgcctcagccacagacaaaaaataatgcaggccatcaatgaattctttcgaacgtcggtcagcattgtacatccattgtcggtccatctgcattttaaagaaatcgatttaaattctttacacgtatcgaataaataaaatatatcaaacctaaattaaactaaatgtaacataacatgaataattaaaagatatgcaatatccatcatacatcttgattaattaaaatgagtacttaatccattacagaacttaacaaaggagtactatacatgaaacttaaaaattcggacaacagcacataggttttcaaccgtccatgcgttggaacgcagaatgctctaacggatttcttgctggcgcagaagaagatggcggagctgaaacctccgagtttggtggtgacgaaccgtaacgccgcaataaatcctcaagatcaaacagaGGTTTCTcgcccttgccatgcattctctatattctttttccaaataacggagcgctgccctatgaaaagcactaggttttttggaccgacgacctactcgagttgtgcccttctctccagaaggacaacgatcacccccaccggcgccacttcctccagctgctgaagccatattttactgaaaaatacctttattttccacaaaattataaattcttaccattacaatgcaaaaattatttactattacaattacagtgatcagattaataactcttgcaaataacaatgaaatcatataaaaaagatgaaatgtatcattaatcctcaagaaatctctaattaattgaaagaaatctctataacttctatttactttgacacccttcagttccaggagtacactcttttcaatatccagaaaccctctagaagaaaaataaacctttatttctgaaaatgtataagTCAATAACCTCAACCAtgtggtgatgacactgccttttggggggacacggtgcggtacaaggatgtcaccaatcagCCAGTCGCCGCACCAatatttacgattaataggcacagcacttggcacagccAGCGTgatcgttgatatgctctcagtacaacaacgatcatgctgactgcgtcaaatgctgtcttcttatcaatcggaagtgctggtgatgcgaccagccaattcgcgacgtccttatagcgcatcgtgtatccccgaaaggtagtgccatcaccgttggcgtatacttgtttcgaaataaagatttttttagcttctagatagtttcaatgtgagcccgaataaatacatcactagagtgttaaaataatccattcataatacaaaaaattctaatatactcatttcattaattcattcatgaatacaaaaatcaaatatccacaatatggtcatatatacaagtacatcacatgaagtgtctacactcattctaaaaatttctactatccacgtactcatctaaatctaaaagaaaatcacacctataTATACAATCTAgataaatgtccaagaaatgagctagctacacattttttctatttctaaagcatgaaatgagctatacaagccaaggaagaagagaaaaacaaaccccaaacctttagcgccgatggatggatggggaatcaaagatcttcacaaatgtggtgaagaaatgagcaagaactcctctctcccgagccaagaacagcaagaaacaagtgagcggaatggctcgggcggggggagagggaaggggataagggggccaaggccttttgtcccggttggagacaccaaccgggacaaaagggggttgtcccggttggtgcctccaaccgggacaaaagaccactgtcccccgctggcccggctagccgttggacccgggataaaagccacctattgtcccgggcccaaaggctgccgggacaaatgacctggaacaaatgtctattctgtagtagtgatatgGTCCACAAGATAACCTGAGATAAAGTGCCCAGGAGTAGCTTATTATTTCGGATTATTTTGGTGGTCCAGACTGGTCAGGGTTATGCACTTTGGATCATAAGCTAGATTATATATAATCTAGAAGGCAGCAAACAAATAAACAAACCCTAGTAGATAGCATCTCTTGATGATTATGGATTATGTGTAGCACAtgaatatctttttttttatatatggtCACAGCAACATGTAGTGTATATTATTTGTTGTTAAGTACATGCGTTGCTCACCATTATTTCGATCTCAACAGCTACACTAATTTTCTCTAAATTATCATTGTATGCCAAAAATATCCTTGTCAAATAAATAATCGACtgccacacgcgcgcgcgcgcacactaATCTACCCAATGCCGGCGTTATTTCTGATGAGGGCATGCATTGCATGCAGCTAGCTATGGCAAGTACAATTATGAGTAGGCCGACAGAGATGTCGTATAACACATGTGGTATGCAGTGATGCTCTGATCCTGAGACAAGATGAGCCTCCCCCCAAAATTATACCCGGGCGGGGGCTTTACGTGATTCCGATCGTGAAAGGGCCTGCTCTCCGAGAGCTAGCTGATCGTCGTCGCGCAGAAAAGGCGAAGAGGATCCGATCGCTATTGGCTATCGCGCAGTGTCAAAATGTTGTAACGAGGGGGGGAAATAAAGCTAAGCTAGCTGGCTAGGAagactagactatgcaaggcagGTCTTATGTGGGGGTTGCATATTCTCTCTGTATAGCTACCCGGCCACAATCATGCAGAGGCGGCCCATCCCCAAGGTAGATGCCCCCTTCCATCATGTGATGTCCACACAAATCCCTCGTGCATCTACGCGATTCGATCGTATCTTCTCCTGCAACTGTGTGTATATGTGAGTATTGTCACTGTAAGTGTAGTACTTATCATTCATCATGTCACTTTACATGTCTTTAATTATTAAATTCTGGCTGCTGTTTTTTACGACAACCATATATGTTTCAGTCTAATGGACCGCCGTCTGGCATACCTTAGTAAcggagattgatgaagtcaccatAGGCATCATACATGTATACCCATTGAGTCAGATATATATTACTATGAACATTGAACAATGAAAATCAAAGGCTACTCTAACCAAATCTTTATCACTCAGCCTGCATAATTAACACATCACATCTTCAGGTAATAATGCATCAGTTCTAACCATTGAGCTGTCGACCGATCAGACGGTCAGAAAATGAAACCAGGGGCCATGAATGCACCACATAATTAATCGTCAAAATTATATAACACAGACGATGATTGACGTAAATTTCATACTACAACCAAGCTCCTAATTATAAGGTCATTTAATCATTTATCACTGTGCAAGGTCAGTGAATCCATAATAAAAGTTACAAGAAGTATGCCCTAAGCAGCTTGGTGTTTTACTATAAGATCAATCAAAATAATTGCCTGCAAAAAAATATATGCAACCGGGGACCATATGCAACCTACGGGTATCTAGCTTCAAGAATCAAACAAAACTGTGGAGACTTCCATGCGGTCAATTTTATGAAGAATCGTTCCCTGATTTAATTAAGCTTGTACACATGATGCTTACCTTGATCTCTTCGATGGCCTGGATGGGGATTGGCGATTCACCCAATCGCAAGGGGCTTCACGCACGCTGGGGTCAATCTCAGCAGAGGGAGCACAGGTGGGCTGCTGGGTACCGATTCAACTATGGGGCTAAGGGCGGAGCAGGCCAGGGTCGTCGCCAGAGAGTTGGGACTTCTCCGGCAGGGGAGAAGTGGCCTTCCTGTAGCGAGTTGGGGCTGGGGGATGAAGCAGAGGATCGGTGATTTTGACGAGCGTATGCGGAAGCTGCGGCAACCAAGAGAATCTCTTCCTGCGATTCCAGAACGGCATCACCGCCGGTGAATTTGTGCATCTCTCCCTGCTCGGCGAGAGAATCAGGAGATTTACCGCTCGGCAATTGAATCATGAGATTTGGTGGTGTTTTCGCTTGAGGCATTGAAAACGAGAGCAATTTTAGGGATCAATAATTTGTTGGCGTAATGAATTATTGCACTGGAGGATGCTCGATGAGCCGAGTGGAGCCGCACGACCGAAGAGCCGGGTCGAGCTGTCGAGCCTGGCGAAAAGAACCTGGCTATAGAATTAGTTATTCTATAGCCGGCCACAAACaagcatgtatatatatatatatatatatatatatatatatatatatatatatatatatatatatatatatatatatatattagctcTATTAGAAACCCTGGGTATGGAATAAGGAATTCCATACCCGAGCCAACCCCCGATCCGACCCCCCGGATCCGACCCGCACGCATCTTCACATCCGTTTTCCCCCCTTGCGCCGTTCCCACCTCCCGCAGCCCCGCCCGGTTTTCTCGCCACCACATCCGAGCGGTTTTGCCCTGCCGGCCCCGTGattccctgcgccgccggcccccctGTTTCCCTGCGTCCGCCCCGCCCAGCGCCGCTGCCCTGCTGGCCCGCGattccctgcgccgccggccccctatTTCCCTACGCCCGCCCCGCCCAGCGCCGCTGGCCCACGTGATTCCCTGCATCGCCGGCGTCCGTGCCGCCCGGCGAGTTGCAGCTCCTGTTCCCGCCGGCCCGCGCCATTCCCTCCCCGGCGGGTGTcctcttctcctcttgctgtccCTGTGAGGCTCTGCGCCGCCCACCCTAGCGCCCTCCCCGGTGAGGCGCTGCGGCCCCGGCCCCACCCTTCTGTCGACGCGTCATTTTTTCGTCCCGTGCCGACCCGGCGAGCTCCAGTGTCGGGTGCCCTTGCCCCCCTCCTGCCGTCCCGGTGGTAGCCTGTCGCTGCTGTGCCGCGTCCTCGACTCACCCTCCTCCGTTCCCATCCGCCTCACAGCTCCCCCTTCCAATACACAGGACAGCATAGATTCAATTCAATTCAATCCATCCATTCCGATGGGGCTTGACATCTTGGAGATCAGAATGGGTTCCGATTTGAGCCTGGATCTGAGGTACTTCGCCTCCAAGGCAGTCCAGCAGGCCAGGGATGTGCCGGCGTCGGACGTGGACGCCTGCATCCGCCGCCTCGAGGAGGAGCGGGGCAAGATCGAGATGTTCAGGCGGGAGCTCCCGCTCTGCGCGCGCCTCCTCGCCGAAGGTGAGGAAATTTACTCTCTTTTTCGTTCTTTTGTTCTTGTGCCTTTCCTTTTTGGGGGCGGTTTTTTTATGCGGCGATGCTGCGGCGTGTGCGCAGTGATCGATGTCATGAAGGTGGAGGCGGGGACGAAGACGAAGAACGATCGCAAGGCAACGGAGGAGGATGGCGCTGCCGGGGACAAGAGCAAGTGGATGAGCACGGCGCAGCTCTGGACCGGCGATTCCGGCCAGGAGGATGCGGAATCAAAGGTACAGTCTGGATCTCCCTAGGGCCCCCTCCACTTCTCAACATCAGGCATCGCCGTCTCATTGGCGGCCACCGTCAGCTGCGAGGAGGAAGATGGCCTGTCCGAGAGCAATGGCTGGAAATGATGGCAAATTCTTGCATATTCCTGTTCTCGATGGAGGTAAACATTTATGCTTCTCGACCTAAAGTTTCCTCCTTTGGTATTCATATTGAGCATCCGATTTTTTCCCACTGTGAACAGATGGCCGGGTCGCTGCTTGCTTGGATGTTCTGCATCTTACTCATGCAGCCATTTCAATGGTCTCTCTCTATGGCCCATGCTTTCCCTCCCTTTTTTGTGTCGACTTTCCTAGTAATCTTGGTTCATGGCATGTTTTTCTGTCTGAAGTTTGAAGGAGGTCCTGGGACAGCAAATGATGTGGCGAACACAATGATGCAGAAATTCTGGAACTCCGCTCTTGCTCTAGAGCTTCCAGACGAGGATTTTGATAGTCACAGGTCTTGTTAATATTTCCTTTTTGTATTCCCTCTCAAATACAATGCCTACCTTAACTATTGCTTTGTGCAGTGATTTATCTTTAGTAACGCCATCAGAGGCTGGGGATGGCTGGAGCAGTATGTATCCTCCTGCTGTTGGTAATTCATTTGTCTTTAAACTTCGGGATCAGAATGGACGTTTGCATAGATTTACTTGTGGTAGGTGCTGACTCTGAAGTTATTTGAGATGTAAGTGTGGTTCATTTGCTTCAGCTAAAAACTTATTTGTTCAATTTCCAGGGTCTAAGAGTTTAGATGAGTTGATATCTTCTATAATGCAAAGATTAGGCATTGGTGGTGATAAGAGCACAGTTCAACTTTTGGTAAGCTTGACTCATTTGACATCCCTATGCTTTCAACTTTGTGTAGGCATTTATAGAGAAGAACCAGGTGCTCTGTGTCTGATATACAAATTTTAGATTCACTACTGCATCTTCATGAAGAATTATGTACTTCAATTGTGTATTCTATTGTTGTCAAGCACTGCTGAATTTAATGTGTGAGCTTTTTTAGAATACTGTGTATACTATAATTGCAGCAGCTAAAATTTGATGCTGTTGTTCTATGCAGTATGAGGATGATGAAGGTGACAAGGTGCTCCTGACTACAGATTCTGATCTTGCTGGTGCTGTGCTCAATGCCAAATCATCTCGATTAaaggtttttcttttctctgatGTGGATCCTTTTTGTCTGCTTAAAGTACTGCCATTTGAGTGTGTATCATATACAGTGGCACTTTAGATTTTGGTTTTCATGGTTAATATTAAGGTGTATCCATTACCCCGTACAAAACAATATTGATGTCATGTATGTGCAGCAATAAAATATTGTTTACCTATTTATTTTAGTATGATGAATTGCCCTGGACAAATCAAGCCCAACTCAGTTGGAGTCTGGAAAAATTGGCCAGGCGGCTTATTAATAGTCTAGTTGGCATTTATTTACCCCATTGACTCACTGATAGAGTGAAAATTGTAATTTCAGGCTTTGAAGTTGCATATTGACGACTCTGATTCCAAAAACAAAGTAGCAGCACAACAATTGTGAGAGCTAGAACCATCCCACGGAATTCAGTTGATGGATGTTCATTATGGTCTGATGACTTGCCCTCCAGAAGGAAGATCTTTTATTAAAGAGGAATCATGTTGCCATAATGTAGAAGTAGAGCACCAATTATGTTTATCCCATTTGAAAACTTGCTATGTTGTGTTTATTGTAGTAGCAGATTACAGATCAACTATGTGTTGTAGTTTCATATTGAACCTTTATAGTTGCAGTTGTAATTGATGTAGCAGGCTAAAAAGACCTGCTTAAAAAAATTAATCCAAGCTCCGGAAAGTATCACATTGTCTTGTATGAGTTTACTCCATGAGCTAATTGTGTTCTCGCTGTTGCATGTCACAATTCAATTGAGTTATAACTGAGAGAGCAAACTAGGAGCGTTGCGGCCTTGGATTCATCTGATTGTTTTTCTCTTTCCGCACGCGcacctgaaaaaaaaacagcaaaccGGAGAGGCCTCAGTCATAACTGACGCACGTCTTGgcgtctgaaaaaaaaaaccgaTGGGAACGGTGGGGCTGCAGCGAGGGAGGAAACCGGGATGGGAACGGTGGGGCTGCAGCGAGGGAGGAAAACCGGCTGAGCGCGGCTTGGGCGCTGGAGTGCGACGGTAGCTCTGGTTGTCTCGGGTATGGAATAAGTATTCCATACCCAGGGTAGAGATTAGCcctggcctatatatatatatatatatatatatatatatatatatatatatatatatatatatatatatatatatatataaaataggTCTATTATGTACCTGGGTATGGAATAAGATATTCCACACCCGAGCCACCCCCGCACCTGAACCGACCCGCGCCGAACGCCCTTCTTCGCATCCGGTTTTTCCCCTCGTCACCCCTCCCCACGCACGGTTCCCGGTTGGTTTTTCCAACCCCGCTCGTTTCCAGCTCGTAATAGATCGTGGAGGGGATGCGGTTTTCAATTTCTCGCGAATCCACCTCCCGCCGTCGACGCTCTGGTGAGGCGGGGCTCCCCTCGCGCCGCCCCGGAGAAGCCCTGCGCCACCGGCTTTCGTGCCGCCCCGGCGGGCTACAGCCGCCGCTCGGAGATGTACCCTCCCCAATCTGTCGCCTGCTACTGTAGCCCGCAGGGCCTCCCGCCTGCTACTGTCCGGTGAGGCGGGGTTCTCCCCATCGCCAACACGCCGGTGCCCTGCGCCGCCCCGGCGAGGCCCTGCTCCGCCAGCTTTCGTGCTGCCCTAGCGAGACCCTGCGCCCCCAAagacctcctcccctcccccagcgccgccggctcccGTACCGCCGCGGAAAGGCCCTGCGCCGCCAGctccgctctgcgccgccgaagatctccacgtcgtccaccgtTCATTggtacccccccccccggcgagtgcctgcgccgtcgtcgccctGCTGTTGATGCGTGCCGCCCGTCGAGCTGCAGCGCCAGGTGCCGTTGGCCGCCCCTCCCAGCGTCCTGGTGTTAGTCTCTCGCCGCTGCGCCGCGTACTTGACTCGCCCGCCTCTAGCCGTCGTGGAGAGACCCTGCCCCAATGGAGCCTTCTGGTACGCAATTGTCCCCCATTCACTGCCTGCTTCGATTCTCTTTGTGCTTTGTGAAGATGTATTTCGATTCACTACATTTCAATTTATGCAGTGATTAGTGCATAGTACTCCAATCCCATGTATTTGCTAATTGATCTAGCCCTTGGGCCAGTTTTATGAATTCCTGCTGTCAGTATCTTTTGGCTACGTACGATGCTGGGTAGATTAATCAAGCATGTGTAAATTGATCAGCTCCTGCTCCCATTCGTACTTTCTCTTGGTGGCACCTCCGTTGATCTACTTATGCATAAATACCTTTTCTCATTGTGGTGGCGCTATTGTAGAGATTGTTTCAGATTATTGTCTTGTAGTGCTAAAATTTATAGTGGTTTCCTCTGCTTATTCATCCAATCTGACAAttgtttttcttatttatttttatcACTTTCTCATTCATTCCCTTCAAAAATATGGAAATCAACAAATAAGCTTTATTTCATATAACAATTGGACCTTTCTCATGGCTACAGTgtcttcatcttccttttcaTTAACTGAAACTCTGTTTTATAATTTTTACCTGATTAACAAGTGAATAGAAACTTCAGGGTATTAGATGCGAAGCTACTGTATTATGTCGATTTGAAAATTAGAGAAGTAATTATCATATTACTTCTTTGCTAACATAGTGAGATACTACATTTTCTGTTTGAAAATTGCTTCTTTGAATAGTGATAATGCCAAACCATGATAAAGGTAAATGCACTAAATTTCACTTTGTTAAATTTCGAAGTACTACACAGATGGTATGCTTCTCAGAATATCTCTAGTACCAAGATTTCTGCTGATGCAAATTGCAGATGCATATACTGGTGAAAGTTTAGCTGTGAACCTGTCAATTCATCACTGATATATAGCCCAATGGTGCAAAAATCAAGCCTCCAACAGCAACTAATCCTCAAATTTTCTgtacatgatgaattctttaaTGTTCTCAGTTTTGCCTGATGTGTGGAGCTCGATTTACACCTCAGCAGCCAAGCTGACGCCTGCATTGGCTTCTAGCAGTGGATGTGGTGGAAGTATCTCTGGGTATACAGGAGTTTGGACCTTCTGCTTCATTTGGTTAAATCTCTGCCTAAGTTGTGTGCATTTCTGCAGTTTGAAAAAATTGTTATTCCCTTGACTCGATCTACAAATCAGTTTTTGGTGGCATTCTCTAACATAGTGCCATCGGTGAGATCTTTCAATATATGTTGTCACCATGTACCATATCCACAATTTTCAATATATGTTCACATCTCTTTTTGTTCACAGACTACCTTTGTTGGCCGTGGGTACCATTGCATAATGTATCATGTGAATTTTTTGGTGTCTATGGTTGGGCTGAGTATTATTTACCACCTGAATTAAAGAATGCTTTTTAGTAGTTGCAATTTCACCGTATAGACTCTTAAAGGAATTCTGGTCGAAGTAACTTTGTATTTTAGTCTTAGCACCATTGAACTATCTTTGCATTGACAGTATTGCCATTTTCTTTTCATGTCACAGACATTCGAATGTACCACCAGCCGGTATGCCAATGATCAGCTCACAGTGGGCATCATCTTCCATAACCTGAATGAATGCCTCACTGATGCCTCCGGTGCTGAGGCTACCTGTCATCTCCCTTGCTTTTATATATCCTCATGAATGTAATAGAAGTAGGCACCATAAGCAATATTTAACAGTCTTCGATGCTACCAAATGATGTTTCAGCTTAATTCACTTTTACAGTATAATCAGTGCTCATTTTCAGAAATATGATTGCTCAAAACTGACTCAATCTTAGGCAATTATTGACAGAATACATAGCATGGGATTAGTTTAAGTGAACTATCTCTGCTGTCATGCTGATATCTGGGATGCTCATTTCAGATGCCAGAGGCTGTTTCCCCTCTCCCTCGATCCTGCAACCTGGACTCCTACATGAAAGGTAAGCCTTGGAATTTGATTTGTGCATCGAGTTGTCGATTGAGGGAGGAAGGTAGTAAATTCCTGATCCTTTTGAGTGAGGGAGGGAGCTACCTTGTCATCGACTTGTTGGCGGAGGgatatgtgatgtttttttatcCAAGATATGCACATGTTCAGATATGTGCAAAAATAGTGTACTCTGTTTTGTATCATTCATCTCATGGACTAGATAACTATCTGGCAATGGAAACCATGAGCGTGGAATTGTAAGCTCTATGGCTCAAAATTAATGTTGACGGTTCAATTTCAGAGGCATCTGGGGAAGCAGAAATCGGAATTGTCATCCGTGACCTTCTGGTCAGTGTCAAGCTAACAGCATGGCAGACGATGTTCGATGCTTCGAATGCCGAGGAGATGGAAGCTTTGGCATGTAAAGAGGGCATTGGCCTGGCTGCTGAATGGTTCCAGGAGCCAGTTATGGAACCAGACTGCACGGTTGCCGTCCAATATTTGAAGGAGGTGAAGGTCTTGAAGCCTATATGTCTCTCCATCATTCAGGAGGCTTCTCATGCGGCCAGTAGATTGCCAGGTTTTGAGTTGAATCATGTAAAGAGATAGGAATTCAGTAGCCGATGATCTTGCACAAATGGCGAAGTGTCTGAACCACAGTGTTGTGTGGTGAGGCTGTTATCCTGCCTGTACTAAGCAGCTGATTGCTCTTGATTGTAACATTTCCATGAGTAATCAATAAAATCTCGAGTATGTTTTATGGTTCCCCATGTTTTATCATTCTGCTACTATAAATTAATAATTCCATGTCCTGATGTATGCTTAACCATACCGGTCAAGGTGACATCGTGGTTGTCAGGTTCAGCTTTATGTGATGCTCCACCAAATTAAGCAACCAATTCAGATTGTTGCACTGCATCAAAATGATGGCCTGGAAATGCACTCACTATCATAGCAGTGAAGTACCTTGTGGCACTTTACACCAATGTTAGTTGCATAGGCGGCGTGGGGCGTGCCTTCTCCCATTCAAATACCTGAATTTTTGTTCTTAATCCTGGATTTAGTGATTAAACCATATTTTGTAATGAGCAGCATGCTCCTAGTTTCTCATCACAATTTactcgatattggcactcaGGTCACTTGGTAATTACTATTCTCGAATGACAGCCAATTCAAACAGTGGAGTTTTTCATCAATTTTCCAAACACAAACTACAAATTTAATTCAGTTAAGAGGTCAAGCCAATTCATAGCATCCAACAACAACCCTCCACCATCGACATACATAGCTAATTCTGGCTGATTCGTCGTTTATTCCAATCCCATGCTACAAGTTGGCATACAGAATATAATTCACAGCACTTTACTACTGCCACCGGCCTCGTTCATAGTGCGGCTTCCCTGTCTCCGGTGGAGGGCGTTGCAGGTCTCCGGCGAGTGACAGCAGACTCCGGCGAGGGACATGAAGACAAAAGACCAAACCTTGATGATACTCGACCGGGCTGGACGTCTCTTTCAATTTTCCACCAGCGATTATATTAGAAACAATGAAGCAATGAGAAGGATACGTTCGCATTAATTGTAGCTCCATGCATCAGGCAACCTGATGTTTTACCGCTAGCACGTCGTCGGGTTGTTCGGCAACGGAATCCAGGGACGGCCTCGCGATCGCGAGGTCTCGAGCGGCCCGGCTTCGACAAGATCGTAGGCTCCAGGCAAGTTCTCGCTAGCGGCCTTGACTGGGATCAGGGATGGCCTCGCGAATCGTTGTGCGGTGCGGGAGGGTGGTGCGGCGGCAGACTCCGGCGAACAATTTCCACCAGCGATACGTGCGTGCAGACTCCAGGGATGGCCTCGCCAGCGGCCTCGACGGGGACCACCGGATCGAGGATGGCCTCGTGGGGTCTCGAGCGAATCAGAAAACGAGATCGCAGACTCCACACGAGCGGATTGCAGACACCAGCAAGGAAAACGAGATCGCAgagtcgccgccggcgcagctCCTCAACTGCTCGCGATACGTGCGCGCTGGACGGGAGGAAACCGGCTGCAAGCTC contains:
- the LOC120710640 gene encoding CBS domain-containing protein CBSCBSPB3-like; the protein is MYPPAVGNSFVFKLRDQNGRLHRFTCGSKSLDELISSIMQRLGIGGDKSTVQLLYEDDEGDKVLLTTDSDLAGAVLNAKSSRLKALKLHIDDSDSKNKVAAQQL